In the Syntrophus aciditrophicus SB genome, GATTTGGATCTTTATGTTCCGCAACTCAACTTTGTCTTCGGGGAGGCGGATCCGGCGGCGGGTGTCGCGATCATCGCCCTGCCCCGTCTTCGGCAGGAGTTCTATGGCCTCAAACCCGACAGGGTGATTTTCCTCCTGCGCGCGGCAAAAGAGGCGATCCACGAACTGGGGCATCTCCAGGGCCTCGACCATTGCCCCGATCCCGGATGCGTCATGCATTTCTCGAACAGTCTCAGGGACACGGATGTGAAAGAGGCGCGTTTCTGTGCCGCATGCAGGGAAAGCCTCATGAAGCCGGGATCATGACGGATTCGGAATGGCGTTTCGAAATCAGACAATCTTACAGGTGGTGGAATTCCAGCCTATGAGTCCACCCAGAACGACCGCCATGTTTTCCCACCCGGCCCGTTCCAGCAGACTGGCGGCGATCATGGAACGCAGGTCGCTGGCGCAGAAGATATAAACAGTCCCGTCTTTCGGCACTTCGTCCATGCGCCCCGGCAGCAGGGTAAGATGAATATTGAGGGCGCCGGATATGGCCCCATAGGTCTCCCGTTCTTCTTCGCTGCGGACATCAAGAATATATGCCTTC is a window encoding:
- a CDS encoding archaemetzincin family Zn-dependent metalloprotease; the encoded protein is MMENILLIPIGAVDSGILDSTAGALREIFGCEAMSGKSQPVPPETYDARRRQYASHRILKILEPLKPDRHTILLGVIDLDLYVPQLNFVFGEADPAAGVAIIALPRLRQEFYGLKPDRVIFLLRAAKEAIHELGHLQGLDHCPDPGCVMHFSNSLRDTDVKEARFCAACRESLMKPGS